In a single window of the Raphanus sativus cultivar WK10039 chromosome 9, ASM80110v3, whole genome shotgun sequence genome:
- the LOC108824894 gene encoding uncharacterized protein LOC108824894, with translation MVRVRLVDSPISSESEDIPEMMELPDRMFADGEEPVGVRVLAYHPSSGIRKILRTLSDEEIQFIKASTFGKFIDLADKPAFSGRMLRKKTVVDKDIRIKYALLALVSSVLMPTNLKSKIPKEYVEMIKDLDEFFSFPWGRLAFDMLMTSIKEKDEIALCQNTFALKGFVHAIQLVMVEAVPALTEVVQEAASSSDTDSDREEDDLREKHNKRLTLSPGHARDVDQKCEVPVKCINEDEASSVVEDEEDDYSDEEIVAKVENVLRLYSEKHCFNNSMFKRGLAMADVERMSSKGKSKKRATKATKKAVPKESGSEERFATLLYDKMKPEISKFREMAKNINATVKVAGQEFASMESQVGSIVENKIKDMIEFVMVPMVEQRLFRFKEDIIQGIESIIKNQHQDPVINSKGQPSTRPHCDNTDQPCYGTENGQGRKETFSQDETTHSAEDNLHEPPTRGLPSDITGLAPNPDATSEENERDHHPSSEPDKVSSPVNMAPRDQFSYIENPSFSLGLSQEEIQDHTVSRSVKEPETRREDIQVKLPQRRKSLRLKTTLNSSPFPSTSAEQMSDMELFPVSEIPSFSLGLSQDDNNEDLCSPDILNRARDAQMVVYGKADSWEYTQKYTKLAQKLKSQFVINIGGCNVSTKDIVDIVERARLYSAKVMDILMKHLSLSYAKQSLPVQGKRSVFFNTKFVASLSTSYLKFSKVSDKKTHMFTKSLVDVFGEVMDHLPDDYRFYFPFNLDKKHWVGLCVDPSAWLITVMDCNTALRSEALISSEFKPLSEMFPYLMRQAGFRILNSQLRPMVVERAKSIPQNIISADSSLTSILLMQTHALSGIETCRCITPHILASEAQRMAVLLYEYHMKL, from the exons ATGGTTCGTGTTCGCCTGGTTGACTCACCTATTTCTTCCGAGTCGGAAGATATACCGGAGATGATGGAACTTCCTGACCGAATGTTTGCCGATGGTGAAGAACCAGTTGGCGTTCGCGTTCTTGCTTATCATCCTTCGAGTGGAATCCGGAAAATCCTAAGAACTTTGTCCGACGAGGAAATCCAATTCATCAAAGCTTCTACCTTTGGGAAATTTATAGATCTAGCAGACAAACCAGCGTTCTCCGGGAG AATGCTACGAAAGAAAACAGTAGTGGATAAAGATATTAGGATTAAGTATGCTCTGCTTGCTCTGGTTTCATCTGTATTGATGCCGACTAATCTGAAGTCTAAGATTCCAAAAGAGTATGTAGAGATGATCAAAGATTTAGACGAATTCTTTTCGTTTCCTTGGGGCCGACTTGCTTTTGATATGCTAATGACTAGCATAAAGGAGAAAGATGAGATAGCGCTTTGTCAGAATACATTCGCTCTTAAAGGTTTTGTTCACGCTATACAATTGGTGATGGTTGAAGCGGTGCCGGCTCTAACAGAGGTTGTTCAAGAGGCTGCTTCATCTTCAGACACAGACTCAGATAGGGAAGAAGATGATCTTCGCGAGAAGCATAATAAGCGACTCACATTAAGCCCAGGACATGCTAGAGATGTTGATCAGAAATGCGAG GTTCCTGTAAAATGTATTAACGAAGACGAGGCTTCCTCTGTGGTGGAAGATGAAGAGGATGATTACTCTGACGAGGAAATAGTTGCAAAAGTTGAAAACGTTTTGCGTCTATACAGCGAAAAACATTGTTTCAACAACTCAATGTTCAAGAGGGGATTAGCAATGGCTGATGTTGAACGAATGAGTAGCAAGGGAAAGAGCAAGAAGAGAGCAACAAAAGCTACTAAGAAAGCGGTGCCCAAAGAATCTGGCTCGGAAGAGAGGTTTGCTACTCTTCTATATGACAAGATGAAGCCAGAAATTTCTAAATTTCGAGAGATGGCCAAGAATATAAATGCCACTGTCAAAGTTGCTGGTCAAGAATTTGCTTCGATGGAGTCTCAGGTAGGAAGTATTGTGGAAAATAAGATCAAGGATATGATAGAGTTTGTTATGGTTCCAATGGTAGAGCAAAGACTTTTTCGGTTCAAAGAAGATATCATCCAGGGTATTGAAAGCATTATCAAGAATCAACATCAGGATCCGGTTATCAATTCGAAAGGGCAGCCATCTACTAGGCCACACTGTGACAACACGGATCAGCCGTGCTACGGTACCGAAAAT GGTCAAGGAAGAAAGGAGACATTTTCTCAAGATGAAACAACACATTCTGCGGAAGATAATTTGCAT GAACCCCCAACAAGAGGTCTACCGTCTGATATAACTGGATTAGCTCCCAATCCTGATGCAACATCGGAAGAAAATGAAAGGGATCATCATCCATCATCAGAGCCGGATAAAGTTTCCTCTCCAGTTAAT ATGGCCCCGAGGGATCAGTTCTCATATATTGAGAATCCATCATTCTCGCTTGGTTTGTCTCAGGAAGAAATACAAGATCATACTGTCAGTAGATCAGTTAAAGAACCCGAAACTCGCAGAGAAGACATTCAGGTTAAGCTGCCACAACGTCGAAAGAGTTTGCGACTAAAAACAACTCTTAATTCATCACCGTTTCCGTCTACTTCAGCAGAGCAG ATGTCTGACATGGAATTGTTCCCTGTTTCTGAGATTCCGTCGTTCTCCCTTGGTTTGTCTCAGGATGATAACAATGAGGACCTG TGTAGTCCAGATATACTAAACAGAGCAAGGGATGCCCAAATGGTTGTTTATGGGAAAGCTGATTCTTGGGAGTATACACAAAAGTATACTAAACTTGCCCAAAAGCTCAAATCCCAGTT TGTTATCAATATCGGAGGGTGTAATgtttcaaccaaagacattgtGGATATTGTCGAAAGGGCCAGGCTGTACTCTGCAAAG GTGATGGACATCCTTATGAAGCATCTCAGCTTGTCATATGCTAAACAGTCTCTACCAGTTCAGGGCAAAAGATCGGTATTTTTTAATACAAAGTTCGTTGCCTCATTGTCTACCAGTTACCTGAAATTCTCCAAAGTATCGGATAAGAAAACCCATATGTTTACCAAGAGTCTTGTGGACGTGTTTGGAGAGGTCATGGATCATCTTCCTGATGACTATCGTTTCTACTTCCCTTTTAATCTTGATAAAAAACATTGGGTCGGCTTGTGTGTGGATCCATCTGCTTGGCTGATCACAGTTATGGATTGCAACACCGCGCTCAGGAGTGAAGCTTTGATCAGTTCTGAATTCAAGCCGCTATCGGAGATGTTTCCTTACCTAATGAGACAAGCTGGATTCCGAATTTTGAATTCTCAGCTTAGACCAATGGTTGTTGAACGAGCAAAATCCATTCCGCAGAACATCATCTCAGCCGATTCTTCTCTAACGTCCATTCTACTGATGCAAACACATGCTCTTTCTGGAATTGAAACTTGTCGTTGTATCACTCCACATATTTTAGCTTCTGAGGCGCAAAGGATGGCTGTTCTTCTATATGAGTACCACATGAAACTCTAG
- the LOC130499766 gene encoding uncharacterized protein LOC130499766 → MGTTLRVSLYHGAWNRNDDGFWNFQRKPSDLGYSVLIKPTETFENVQTIIRARYQIGNETSLAMAYHPPEWMLEPDGTRRPLLTVSSNSEVEAMMHLRSWFTDLKLCISSGYKDVANFHFLMKTTFTVGDATFVFNGYSDEELVASKEILEELFSEHEMVAIYRAHLEITKAKQEQEERAAQSSVSSTKITKDVASGSNPSVPGE, encoded by the exons ATGGGGACTACTCTGCGTGTAAGTTTATATCACGGAGCATGGAACCGCAACGACGATGGTTTTTGGAATTTCCAGAGAAAGCCGAGTGATCTAGGCTATTCTGTGTTGATCAAACCGACGGAAACTTTCGAAAATGTGCAAACCATAATCCGAGCTCGTTATCAGATAGGGAATGAAACTTCCCTGGCTATGGCTTACCACCCTCCGGAGTGGATGCTCGAACCAGATGGGACTCGCAGACCACTGCTTACTGTGAGTTCAAACTCTGAAGTTGAAGCTATGATGCATCTCCGCTCTTGGTTCACAGATCTCAAACTTTGCAtttcatctggatataaagatGTTGCCAATTTCCATTTTCTCATGAAGACTACATTTACCGTCGGCGATGCAACCTTTGTTTTCAATG GTTATAGTGATGAAGAACTCGTTGCAAGCAAGGAAATTCTTGAAGAATTATTCAGCGAGCATGAGATGGTTGCAATCTACCGTGCCCATCTTGAAATTACAAAGGCAAagcaagaacaagaagaaagagCTGCTCAGTCAAGTGTGTCATCAACCAAGATAACCAAAGATG tTGCATCTGGATCAAACCCGTCGGTTCCGGGAGAGTGA
- the LOC108824895 gene encoding uncharacterized protein LOC108824895 → MVLRCFSSSCQWRVYATKLKDSDVYEIRKLDSIHTFSVDDRSGYQSQVTHQVVGEIRKARFNGCGGGPKPGEIRQVMQGDHDVRISYWKAWRSREIALEYAKGNSRAFYNLLPDYLRKLVEANPGTLAEIETEYNSNIVNRFKYMFLAMGASIMGFEYMRKVVVVDGTHLRGKYAGCLLTASAQDGNYQVFPLAIAIVDGENDSSWEWFFKKLLAFIPNTNDIVFVSDRHSSIYHGLAKIIVVYPDANHCACIIHLKRNIKTHYKDKNLGFLVAKAGRAFRLADFYKAFNEIKRVNASCADYLIGIGFEHWARSHFHGRRYNIMTSNIAESWNAVLREAREYPILALIEFIRAKLMTWFSSRSSDISARLDNFTPKVMEILAMNFESSAGFEVKKIKKLDYEVRNKEGCSFHVDISKRFCSCFEFQVLEIPCQHAIAAAIIAKVKVDSLVAEEYTKNAMVAAYAGSVAPVIDTDNIIELTSQLSELDMFPPSSRRPPGRPRKKNDIYLVVKFV, encoded by the exons ATGGTCTTGCGATGTTTTAGTTCCAGCTGTCAGTGGAGGGTATATGCCACAAAACTAAAAGACTCTGACGTTTACGAGATAAGGAAACTCGATTCCATACACACTTTCTCCGTGGATGATAGGTCCGGTTATCAGTCTCAAGTTACACATCAAGTTGTTGGAGAGATAAGGAAAGCTCGTTTCAATGGTTGTGGCGGTGGTCCGAAACCTGGAGAGATAAGGCAAGTAATGCAAGGAGACCACGATGTCCGGATATCCTACTGGAAGGCTTGGCGCTCAAGAGAAATTGCTTTGGAATATGCGAAAGGAAACTCCCGAGCCTTTTACAATTTACTTCCTGATTACCTCCGTAAGTTAGTTGAAGCAAACCCTGGAACCCTAGCCGAAATTGAAACTGAGTACAACAGCAACATAGTAAATAGATTTAAGTATATGTTTCTAGCTATGGGAGCTTCTATTATGGGATTTGAATACATGAGAAAAGTCGTAGTTGTCGATGGAACCCATTTGAGAGGAAAATATGCTGGGTGTCTTTTAACGGCTTCTGCTCAAGACGGTAATTACCAAGTCTTTCCACTAGCCATTGCTATTGTCGACGGAGAAAATGATAGCTCGTGGGAATGGTTCTTCAAAAAGTTACTGGCATTCATTCCAAATACAAACGATATTGTGTTTGTATCTGATAGACATTCATCCATATACCACGGTTTGGCCAAGATAATTGTT GTTTATCCAGATGCGAATCACTGTGCATGCATCatacatttaaaaagaaatatcaagaCTCATTACAAAGACAAAAATCTAGGATTCTTGGTTGCAAAGGCTGGAAGGGCTTTCAGATTGGCTGACTTCTACAAGGCTTTCAATGAGATCAAACGTGTTAATGCCTCTTGTGCAGATTACTTAATAGGAATAGGCTTTGAACATTGGGCACGCTCTCATTTTCACGGACGTCGTTACAATATTATGACGAGTAATATTGCCGAATCGTGGAATGCAGTTCTTCGTGAAGCCAGAGAATATCCTATATTGGCTCTTATTGAATTTATTAGGGCTAAGCTGATGACTTGGTTTTCTTCAAGGAGCTCAGATATCTCGGCAAGGTTAGACAATTTCACACCGAAAGTAATGGAGATTCTCGCCATGAATTTCGAAAGTTCAGCCGGTTTTGaagtgaagaaaataaaaaagctgGATTATGAAGTACGGAACAAGGAAGGGTGTTCTTTCCATGTGGACATTTCCAAACGTTTTTGTAGTTGTTTTGAGTTTCAGGTTCTCGAAATTCCTTGTCAGCATGCAATAGCAGCGGCCATAATAGCGAAGGTAAAAGTGGATTCATTGGTAGCTGAAGAGTACACTAAGAATGCAATGGTTGCTGCTTATGCTGGTAGTGTTGCTCCAGTTATTGATACCGATAATATCATTGAGCTCACTTCTCAATTGTCCGAGTTAGATATGTTTCCTCCGTCTAGCAGACGTCCACCTGGGCGTCCACGCAAAAAAAACGATATATATCTCGTGGTGAAGTTCGTGtaa